The Providencia rettgeri genome includes a window with the following:
- the rarA gene encoding Replication-associated recombination protein A, with amino-acid sequence MGNLSLDFSQNEFQPLAARMRPETLEQYIGQKHLLAEGKPLPRAIKAGHLHSMILWGPPGTGKTTLAEIIGNYAQADIERISAVTSGIKEIRESIEKARQNRSAGRRTILFVDEVHRFNKSQQDAFLPHIEDGTITFIGATTENPSFELNSALLSRARVYLLKSLEENDIEQVLLQALADSSRGLGGQNIVLPDSTRKMVAQLVNGDARRSLNLLEMMADMAEADGQGQRILTADLLKEVSGERTARFDNKGDRYYDLISALHKSIRGSAPDAALYWFARIITAGGDPLYVARRLLAIASEDVGNADPRAMQVAISAWDCFTRVGPAEGERAIAQAIVYLACAPKSNAVYTAYKAAIKDAQMQPDYDVPEHLRNAPTKLLKEMGAGKEYRYAHDEPNAYAAGENYFPEPMQTTRYYYPTKRGQESKFAEKLDWLAQQDQISTTKRYR; translated from the coding sequence GTGGGTAACCTGTCTCTTGATTTTTCGCAGAATGAATTTCAACCTTTAGCAGCAAGAATGCGGCCTGAAACCCTTGAACAATATATTGGCCAAAAGCATTTATTGGCAGAGGGCAAACCGTTACCGCGTGCGATTAAAGCGGGTCATCTGCACTCCATGATTTTATGGGGGCCCCCAGGAACAGGCAAAACAACCCTTGCTGAAATTATTGGCAATTATGCACAAGCCGATATTGAACGCATCTCAGCGGTTACCTCTGGTATTAAGGAAATCCGAGAATCCATTGAAAAGGCTCGGCAAAATCGTAGTGCAGGGCGAAGAACCATTTTATTTGTGGATGAAGTTCATCGTTTTAATAAAAGCCAGCAAGATGCATTTTTACCGCACATAGAAGATGGCACGATTACATTTATTGGTGCGACAACAGAAAACCCATCATTTGAATTAAACTCTGCGTTGTTATCACGTGCTAGGGTGTATTTGCTTAAATCTCTTGAAGAGAATGATATTGAACAAGTATTGCTGCAAGCGCTGGCAGACTCATCTCGTGGCCTTGGTGGGCAAAATATTGTTCTACCTGACAGCACGCGCAAAATGGTTGCTCAGTTGGTTAATGGGGATGCTAGGCGTTCATTAAATCTGCTGGAAATGATGGCGGATATGGCCGAAGCGGATGGCCAAGGGCAGCGTATTTTAACCGCTGATTTATTAAAAGAAGTCAGTGGTGAACGAACCGCAAGGTTTGATAACAAAGGCGACCGTTATTACGACTTAATTTCTGCGCTGCATAAGTCTATCAGAGGCTCAGCACCGGATGCCGCACTATATTGGTTTGCAAGGATCATCACTGCGGGTGGTGACCCTTTGTATGTTGCTCGTCGGTTACTTGCAATTGCATCAGAAGATGTGGGTAATGCGGATCCTCGTGCGATGCAAGTAGCCATTTCAGCTTGGGATTGCTTTACTCGAGTGGGGCCTGCCGAAGGTGAGCGTGCAATTGCCCAAGCCATTGTTTATTTAGCTTGTGCACCAAAAAGTAACGCGGTTTATACCGCCTATAAAGCTGCGATTAAAGATGCACAAATGCAACCGGATTACGATGTGCCAGAACATCTTCGAAATGCACCAACTAAACTATTAAAAGAAATGGGAGCTGGGAAGGAGTATCGTTATGCGCATGATGAACCTAACGCTTATGCGGCAGGGGAAAACTATTTTCCTGAACCTATGCAAACAACACGTTATTACTACCCTACGAAACGGGGTCAAGAAAGCAAGTTTGCTGAAAAACTAGACTGGTTAGCCCAACAGGATCAAATTAGCACCACAAAACGCTATCGCTAA
- the lolA gene encoding P20 encodes MKKMMLLGALALSLHIGQVLADASQDLQERLNKVNSFQASFSQKVTSPEGDLIQEGVGDLWLERPNLFNWNMTSPDESVLVSDGKNLWFYNPFVEQVTVTNLADATQDTPFLLITRNDPKDWKQYSIIQQGNTFDLKPKQTNGTLKRFSITVSPQGTIEQFSAVEQDGQTSAYQLKEQKNGRVDASKFKFTVPKGVTLDDQRSNAK; translated from the coding sequence ATGAAAAAAATGATGTTATTGGGTGCGTTAGCCCTGAGTTTACATATTGGCCAAGTATTGGCAGACGCAAGCCAAGACCTTCAAGAACGTTTGAATAAGGTCAATAGCTTCCAAGCTAGCTTCTCGCAAAAAGTGACAAGTCCTGAAGGGGATTTGATTCAAGAAGGTGTTGGAGATTTATGGCTTGAGCGCCCAAATTTATTTAATTGGAACATGACATCACCGGATGAAAGTGTACTGGTGTCAGATGGAAAAAATTTGTGGTTTTATAATCCGTTTGTAGAACAAGTGACCGTAACTAATTTAGCGGATGCTACGCAGGATACGCCATTTCTACTAATTACACGTAACGACCCGAAAGATTGGAAACAGTACTCAATCATCCAACAAGGAAATACGTTTGATTTAAAACCAAAACAAACTAATGGAACTTTAAAACGTTTTTCCATTACAGTTTCTCCCCAAGGGACGATTGAGCAGTTTTCAGCGGTTGAACAAGATGGCCAAACCAGTGCTTATCAATTAAAAGAGCAAAAAAATGGTCGCGTTGATGCAAGTAAATTCAAGTTTACTGTGCCAAAAGGTGTCACTTTAGATGACCAGCGCTCAAACGCAAAATAA
- the serS gene encoding Serine--tRNA ligase, whose product MLDPNLLRTELDAVAEKLARRGFTLDVEKLRELEERRKVLQVETETLQADRNSRSKTIGAAKARGEDIEPLRLEVNQLGEKLDSAKAELEKLQQEIRDIALSIPNIPDDQVPDGKDDSDNIEVARWGEPRQYDFEVKDHVSLGELSGGLDFPAAVKLTGARFVVMKGQIARMHRALAQFMLDLHTEQHGYQELYVPYLVNHDTLYGTGQLPKFGEDLFHTKPLEEEADSSTYALIPTAEVPVTNLVRDEILDEDSLPLKMTAHTPCFRSEAGSYGRDTRGLIRMHQFDKVELVQIVHPEKSMDALEELTGHAEKVLQLLNLPYRKVILCTGDIGFGSRKTYDLEVWLPAQNTYREISSCSNMWDFQARRMQARFRGKSDKKTQLVHTLNGSGLAVGRTLVAILENYQLADGRIEVPKVLRPYMKGLEYIG is encoded by the coding sequence ATGCTCGATCCCAATTTACTGCGTACGGAGCTAGACGCGGTTGCTGAAAAACTGGCTCGCAGGGGTTTTACCCTTGATGTGGAAAAGCTGCGTGAATTAGAAGAACGCCGCAAAGTTTTACAAGTTGAAACTGAAACCCTGCAAGCAGACCGTAACTCGCGATCGAAAACTATTGGTGCGGCAAAAGCACGTGGTGAAGATATCGAACCATTACGTCTAGAAGTTAACCAATTAGGCGAAAAATTGGATTCTGCAAAAGCGGAGCTTGAAAAGCTGCAACAAGAAATCCGTGATATTGCCTTGAGTATCCCGAATATCCCTGATGACCAAGTACCTGACGGTAAAGATGATTCTGACAACATTGAAGTGGCTCGTTGGGGTGAGCCTCGCCAGTATGACTTCGAAGTTAAAGACCATGTTAGCCTTGGTGAGCTATCTGGCGGCTTAGACTTTCCAGCTGCGGTAAAACTGACGGGTGCACGTTTTGTTGTCATGAAAGGGCAAATTGCTCGCATGCACCGTGCCTTGGCACAATTCATGCTTGATTTACATACTGAACAACATGGCTACCAAGAATTGTATGTTCCGTATTTAGTCAACCATGACACGCTGTACGGAACTGGCCAATTACCAAAGTTTGGTGAAGACTTATTTCATACTAAACCACTGGAAGAAGAAGCAGACAGCAGTACTTATGCTTTGATCCCAACAGCTGAAGTACCTGTGACTAACTTGGTTCGTGATGAAATTTTAGATGAAGACTCACTTCCTCTGAAAATGACAGCACACACACCTTGTTTCCGTTCTGAAGCGGGATCTTATGGCCGTGATACACGTGGTTTGATCCGTATGCATCAATTTGACAAAGTTGAGTTAGTGCAAATCGTACATCCAGAAAAATCTATGGATGCATTGGAAGAGCTGACTGGCCATGCAGAAAAAGTATTACAATTACTGAACTTACCTTATCGTAAAGTGATTTTATGCACCGGTGATATTGGTTTTGGTTCACGTAAAACTTATGACTTAGAAGTATGGCTACCAGCGCAAAATACTTATCGTGAAATTTCATCTTGTTCAAACATGTGGGATTTCCAAGCGCGTCGTATGCAAGCTCGCTTCCGCGGTAAGAGTGATAAGAAAACACAACTTGTTCATACTCTGAATGGTTCTGGTTTAGCGGTTGGTCGTACATTAGTGGCGATTTTAGAAAACTACCAATTAGCAGATGGCCGTATTGAAGTTCCAAAAGTATTACGCCCATATATGAAAGGGTTAGAGTACATCGGTTAA